The Prunus dulcis chromosome 5, ALMONDv2, whole genome shotgun sequence genomic sequence ATAGCTGACCCATAAAAACACTGACAGATGCTATAGGCAGCTCAACTAAGAAAAGGAACATGTTAACATCTTTGCTCTCACCTTCTACAAGTTGTCCAAAATTCTGGAAAGCATTTCGCAAACTCTCCTCAGTGGTACGAAATGAAAGCCCTGCATGACAAAGCATATTAATTGTGATGTTTTGTTCCACTCTGAACTCTGAAGAGTCGTAGACAGAGCAATAAACTTCaattttgagaaaatattGAGAACCATATGAGAAATTGAACAATGCCCCGTCATTGATACGGAATATGCATTCCATTAACGTAGAGTTTGAACTGTGGAGATccttgttttcatttcttaGACACGACTCCACGAGTGTTGGTTAGCCAAGAGGACCCAAGTGCATAAATTGTCCATCAAGCCTACAGACCTCCTAAAGTATGGTGCTTTACAATGTAAATTGGACAGAGTTTTCAGAGGCTAATCCTAGTCCAAATCAAGTtttttctgcttcttcttcttcttttcttttacagAGCAGCAGGAGTAGAATTGTAATTCAGGTAAACAGAATAAAGATTAGAGAATGTCGCTATTGTATGTATcgtcaacaacaaaaacccaatagCATTTGTGCATCATTATACTGCAAAATATGTTAAGGGAAATTAGATTAGGAAAGAGAGAACTGACTGACCACTGACGTAAAGCTTGGTAGAGGTGTTGGGAGAAtaggaaggagaagaagacgAAAGAGACGCCAAAGGTAAGAAGGTGCGGCGTTTGTGCCTGGGAGAGGAGGAAAGGCAAGGGAGTAACTGCTTCCGCCAACCACAAGAAGTTAATGAGGAACTGGAATTGCCCGTAATACGGATACAGCAGCCCACCTGAGACTCAGATGTTTTCTGTTGCTTGTGCCTGCTACTGGTATCGGCCGAAGCCCATAGATTTGGAGCGCTCCTGAGGACGACGCTCGTAGTCATTTTGGGAAGAATCAACTATCAGTCAGTATGAACTATGAAGGGGAATTACAGACTTGTACTTGGCGAGCGAGAGACTTATCTTCTTCTACCACGTTGTAGTTTACCGGCTAAATTACTATTTTCCCCCCTAATTTTACTCTTGCCTAATTTATTTAATcttttacaaacaaaaataaaataaaaaggaaaaaaaagaaaaaaccagtTAAAATTAGAGGCAGCAGAGCGGCGGACATGAGCTCTGCAGCAGCTGCGTGCAGGAGCGCGAGAACCATGAAAGCGGCGGTGCTGTATCACTATCCTTGCCCAGACGGTGCGTTTGCTGCTTTGGCCGCCCACCTCTACTTCTCAGCCATGTCTATGGAAGAACTCCTCTTCTTCCCCAACACCGTCTACAGCCCCATCACCCCCCAACACCTCCCTCTCCACCAGATCGACCGCCTCTACCTCCTTGACTTTGTGGGTCCCCCTGGTTTTGTCCAGGAGATCTCTTCCAGGGTCCCCAGCGTCGTCGTTCTGGATCACCACAAGAC encodes the following:
- the LOC117628705 gene encoding organelle RRM domain-containing protein 6, chloroplastic-like isoform X1, yielding MTTSVVLRSAPNLWASADTSSRHKQQKTSESQVGCCIRITGNSSSSLTSCGWRKQLLPCLSSSPRHKRRTFLPLASLSSSSPSYSPNTSTKLYVSGLSFRTTEESLRNAFQNFGQLVEVNLVMDRIANRPRGFAFLRYATEEESQKAIKGMHGKFLDGRVIFVEVAKPRSELRQTPKQNPRQY